One genomic segment of Profundibacter amoris includes these proteins:
- a CDS encoding DMT family transporter: protein MSAQPDMTEARPVWGVIWMLATGLTFVAVTAIVKHIGGGVPAAEAAFLRYLLGLVFLLPMIRPLLNAHLDKSDLLFFGARGLAHGLGVILWFFAMTKITIAEVTAMNYLSPVYVTIGAALFLGERLALRRIMAIGAALLGAMIILRPGFRELNLGHYTMLGTAILFATSYLLAKRMADRVSPTVVVAMLSITVPIVLAPFAFAVWVTPTLEQLLWLFLVAVFATIGHFTMTLAFRAAPMTVTQPVTFLQLVWATTLGAVVFGEPVDGWVVLGGLIILASVSFITWREAMLKRRAITPVDGATKV from the coding sequence ATGAGCGCGCAACCCGACATGACCGAAGCCCGCCCCGTATGGGGTGTGATCTGGATGCTGGCCACAGGGCTGACCTTTGTGGCGGTGACGGCGATTGTGAAACATATCGGCGGCGGCGTGCCGGCGGCCGAAGCGGCGTTTTTGCGCTATCTTCTGGGGCTGGTTTTCCTGCTGCCGATGATCCGCCCGCTGCTGAACGCGCATCTGGACAAAAGCGATCTGCTGTTTTTCGGCGCGCGCGGGCTGGCGCACGGGTTGGGGGTGATCCTGTGGTTCTTTGCCATGACAAAAATCACCATCGCCGAGGTCACGGCGATGAATTACCTCTCGCCGGTCTATGTCACCATCGGGGCTGCGCTGTTTTTGGGCGAAAGGCTGGCCCTGCGCCGGATCATGGCGATTGGCGCGGCGCTGCTGGGGGCGATGATCATCCTGCGCCCCGGATTTCGCGAGTTGAACCTTGGCCACTATACCATGCTGGGCACGGCGATCCTGTTTGCCACATCCTACCTGCTGGCCAAGCGCATGGCGGACCGCGTGTCACCAACCGTGGTGGTGGCGATGTTGTCGATCACGGTGCCGATTGTGCTGGCTCCGTTTGCCTTTGCCGTCTGGGTAACGCCGACGCTGGAACAATTGCTCTGGCTGTTTTTGGTCGCGGTGTTTGCCACCATCGGCCATTTCACCATGACGCTGGCCTTTCGCGCAGCGCCAATGACGGTGACGCAGCCGGTTACCTTCCTGCAACTGGTCTGGGCCACCACATTGGGCGCGGTGGTGTTTGGCGAACCGGTGGACGGCTGGGTGGTGCTGGGCGGCCTGATAATCCTTGCCTCGGTCAGCTTTATCACATGGCGCGAAGCCATGCTGAAACGCCGCGCCATTACGCCTGTGGACGGGGCGACCAAAGTCTGA
- the betB gene encoding betaine-aldehyde dehydrogenase, producing the protein MKAQPQASHFVNGAYVEDTSGTPIDVIYPATGEVIAKVYAATPAMVDQALASAKAAQGEWAAMSGTERGRVLRRAADIIRARNRDLSVLETLDTGKPLQETLVADATSGADALEYFGGLAGALTGEHIQLGGGDFVYTVREALGVCVGIGAWNYPTQIACWKASPALACGNAMVFKPSETTPLGALKVAEILHEAGLPAGVFNVVQGMGEVGASLVTDPRVAKVSLTGSVPTGQKVYAAAAAEMKHVTMELGGKSPMIVFDDADIEDAVGGAILGNFYSSGQVCSNGTRVFVQKGIKEAFLARLKARVEAAVIGDPLDEATNFGPLVSEGQLGIVQRYIDKGVAEGARLVTGGGRVDREGFYLWPTVLADVTDDMTVAREEIFGPVMSVLEFETEEEVIRRANDTAYGLSGGVFTGNLTRAHRVVAALQAGTCWINTYNLAPVEAPFGGTKMSGVGRENSKAAIEYYSQLKSVYVAMGPVDAPF; encoded by the coding sequence ATGAAAGCCCAGCCCCAAGCCAGCCATTTCGTCAATGGCGCATATGTCGAAGACACCTCTGGCACCCCGATCGATGTGATCTATCCCGCCACCGGCGAAGTGATCGCAAAGGTTTATGCCGCCACCCCGGCGATGGTCGATCAGGCGCTGGCCTCGGCCAAGGCGGCGCAGGGCGAATGGGCGGCGATGAGCGGCACCGAGAGGGGGCGGGTGCTGCGCCGCGCTGCTGACATTATCCGCGCGCGAAACCGTGATTTGAGCGTGCTGGAAACGCTGGACACCGGCAAGCCGTTGCAGGAAACGCTGGTGGCCGATGCCACCTCGGGTGCCGATGCGCTGGAATATTTCGGCGGGCTGGCCGGCGCGCTGACCGGCGAGCACATCCAGCTGGGCGGCGGCGATTTTGTCTATACGGTGCGCGAGGCTTTGGGGGTTTGCGTCGGCATCGGCGCGTGGAACTACCCGACACAGATTGCTTGTTGGAAGGCCTCTCCAGCGCTGGCTTGTGGCAATGCGATGGTGTTCAAACCGTCCGAAACCACGCCCTTGGGGGCGCTGAAAGTGGCAGAGATATTGCATGAGGCGGGCCTGCCTGCGGGCGTTTTCAACGTGGTGCAGGGCATGGGTGAGGTGGGCGCGTCATTGGTGACCGATCCGCGCGTGGCCAAGGTTTCACTGACCGGCTCGGTGCCGACAGGGCAAAAGGTATATGCGGCGGCGGCGGCCGAAATGAAACATGTAACGATGGAACTGGGCGGCAAATCCCCGATGATCGTGTTTGATGATGCCGATATCGAGGATGCGGTGGGCGGGGCCATTCTGGGGAATTTCTATTCCTCGGGGCAGGTCTGTTCCAACGGCACGCGGGTGTTCGTGCAAAAGGGCATCAAAGAGGCGTTTCTGGCACGTCTGAAAGCGCGGGTCGAGGCGGCGGTGATCGGGGATCCGCTGGACGAGGCGACAAATTTCGGACCACTGGTATCCGAAGGGCAACTGGGCATCGTGCAGCGCTATATCGACAAGGGGGTTGCCGAAGGTGCGCGGCTGGTCACCGGCGGCGGGCGTGTGGACCGCGAGGGGTTTTACCTGTGGCCCACGGTTCTTGCGGATGTGACGGACGATATGACCGTTGCGCGCGAGGAAATCTTCGGCCCTGTGATGTCGGTGCTGGAATTCGAAACCGAGGAAGAGGTGATCCGGCGGGCCAATGATACCGCATACGGGCTGTCGGGCGGGGTATTCACCGGCAATCTGACCCGTGCCCACAGGGTTGTGGCGGCGCTTCAGGCCGGAACCTGCTGGATCAACACCTATAATCTGGCACCGGTCGAGGCCCCTTTTGGTGGCACAAAAATGTCGGGCGTCGGGCGCGAGAATTCCAAGGCTGCAATTGAATACTACAGCCAGTTGAAATCGGTTTATGTGGCGATGGGGCCGGTGGATGCACCGTTTTAG
- a CDS encoding LysE/ArgO family amino acid transporter — MQSLTAGFILSFSLILAIGAQNAFVLRQGLRREHVFVVCFVSGLSDAILIAIGVSSFEVVSRLVPWLAPAFLYAGAAFLIWYGWQNFRAAIKGGQALAAFEIQASSLKKTLLTCLAMTWLNPHAWLDTVVLIGSVSTKYDDGVMFATGATLASFSFFFTLGYGARLLAPLFARPVAWRVLDGVVALTMWIIAASLLLE; from the coding sequence ATGCAAAGCCTCACCGCCGGTTTCATCCTCAGCTTCAGCCTGATCCTTGCGATCGGGGCGCAGAATGCCTTTGTGCTGCGCCAGGGGCTGCGGCGTGAACATGTGTTCGTGGTCTGCTTTGTCAGCGGGCTGTCGGATGCCATTCTGATTGCCATAGGTGTCAGCAGTTTCGAGGTGGTCTCGCGTCTGGTCCCGTGGCTGGCGCCTGCATTCCTCTATGCGGGGGCGGCGTTCCTGATCTGGTACGGCTGGCAAAATTTTCGCGCGGCGATAAAGGGCGGGCAGGCGCTGGCAGCGTTCGAAATTCAGGCCAGCAGCCTGAAGAAAACCCTGCTGACCTGTTTGGCGATGACATGGCTGAACCCGCACGCATGGCTGGATACCGTGGTGCTGATCGGCTCGGTGTCCACCAAATACGATGACGGGGTGATGTTCGCGACAGGGGCGACGCTGGCGTCTTTCAGCTTTTTCTTTACGCTGGGATATGGCGCGCGGCTGCTGGCACCACTGTTTGCCAGACCGGTGGCGTGGCGTGTTCTGGACGGGGTTGTGGCGCTGACTATGTGGATTATCGCAGCCTCGCTTCTGCTGGAATAA
- the betA gene encoding choline dehydrogenase, with the protein MEADFVIVGAGSAGCAMAYRLSGAGASVLVIEHGGSDAGPFIQMPAALSYPMNMGIYDWGFKTLPEPHLGDRTLVCPRGKVIGGSSSINGMVYVRGHACDYDHWAEQGAQGWSYADVLPYFKRMEHWHSGGHGGDPAWRGKDGPLHVTRGPRRNPLFSAFVEAGAQAGYQTTDDYNGKQQEGFGPMEQTVWRGRRWSAANAYLRPALKRPNCDLTRALARRVVIRDGRAVGVEVERGGRIEVIHARREVILAASSINSPKLLMLSGIGPAAHLAEHGIDVVADLAGVGQNLQDHLELYIQYASKKPITLYRYWNLFSKARIGAQWLFSKTGMGASNQFESAAFIRSRAGVEYPDIQYHFLPIAVRYDGKAAAEGHGFQAHVGPMRSPSRGAVTLASSNPNDAPNILFNYMSQEQDWQDFRACIRLTREIFAQEAFAPYVKHEIQPGVNFQSDDELDSFIREHAESAFHPCGTARMGAKDDPLAVVDPECRVIGVDGLRLADSSIFPRITNGNLNAPSIMTGEKAADHILGRGMLPAVNNEPWVHLDWETAQR; encoded by the coding sequence ATGGAAGCGGATTTTGTGATTGTCGGCGCGGGGTCGGCGGGCTGTGCGATGGCCTACCGGTTGTCCGGGGCGGGGGCCTCGGTTCTGGTGATCGAGCATGGCGGTTCGGATGCGGGGCCGTTCATCCAGATGCCCGCGGCCCTGTCCTACCCGATGAATATGGGGATTTACGACTGGGGCTTCAAAACCCTGCCCGAACCGCATCTGGGCGACCGCACGTTGGTTTGTCCGCGCGGCAAGGTGATTGGCGGATCTTCCAGCATCAACGGCATGGTCTATGTGCGCGGTCACGCCTGTGATTACGACCACTGGGCCGAACAGGGTGCGCAGGGCTGGTCCTATGCCGATGTGCTGCCCTATTTCAAACGGATGGAGCATTGGCATTCCGGCGGCCACGGTGGCGATCCGGCGTGGCGGGGCAAGGACGGACCGTTGCATGTGACGCGCGGACCACGGCGTAATCCGCTGTTTAGCGCCTTTGTCGAGGCGGGCGCGCAGGCGGGGTACCAGACCACGGACGACTATAACGGCAAGCAGCAAGAGGGCTTTGGCCCGATGGAGCAGACCGTCTGGCGCGGGCGGCGCTGGTCGGCGGCAAATGCTTACCTTCGGCCTGCGCTGAAGCGCCCGAATTGTGATCTGACCCGTGCCTTGGCGCGGCGGGTGGTGATCAGGGACGGGCGCGCCGTGGGGGTTGAGGTCGAGCGCGGCGGCAGGATCGAAGTGATCCATGCGCGGCGCGAGGTGATCCTTGCGGCGTCCTCGATCAATTCGCCGAAATTGCTGATGTTGTCGGGCATCGGTCCGGCGGCGCATCTGGCGGAACACGGGATAGATGTGGTCGCGGATCTGGCCGGAGTTGGGCAGAACCTGCAGGATCATCTGGAGCTGTATATCCAGTACGCCAGCAAGAAACCGATCACGCTGTATCGTTACTGGAACCTGTTTTCCAAGGCGCGGATCGGGGCGCAATGGCTGTTTAGCAAAACCGGAATGGGGGCATCCAACCAGTTTGAATCGGCCGCCTTTATCCGCAGTCGGGCCGGTGTGGAATACCCTGATATCCAGTATCATTTCCTGCCCATCGCGGTGCGTTATGACGGCAAGGCGGCGGCCGAGGGGCACGGGTTTCAGGCCCATGTCGGGCCGATGCGCAGCCCGTCGCGCGGGGCGGTGACTTTGGCGTCCTCCAATCCCAATGATGCGCCGAATATCCTGTTTAATTACATGTCGCAGGAACAGGACTGGCAGGATTTCCGCGCCTGCATCCGCCTGACCCGCGAGATTTTCGCACAAGAGGCCTTTGCCCCCTATGTGAAACACGAAATCCAGCCCGGTGTGAATTTCCAGAGCGATGACGAATTGGACAGTTTTATTCGCGAACACGCCGAAAGCGCCTTCCACCCGTGTGGCACGGCGCGGATGGGGGCAAAGGATGATCCGCTGGCCGTGGTTGATCCCGAATGTCGGGTGATCGGGGTGGATGGTTTGCGGCTGGCCGACAGCAGCATTTTCCCGCGCATCACCAATGGCAACCTGAATGCGCCCAGCATTATGACCGGCGAAAAGGCGGCAGATCATATTCTGGGACGGGGGATGTTGCCGGCTGTGAATAACGAACCCTGGGTGCATCTGGATTGGGAAACGGCACAGCGGTAG
- the betI gene encoding choline-binding transcriptional repressor BetI, which yields MPKLGMEPIRRDALVKATISEIGRAGSLDVTVAQIARRAGMSSGLAHHYFGGKDQIFIAAMRHILGIYGAQVRGALAVAKGPRARLEAIIRASFEAGNFRSEVISAWMNFYVQAQTSDGAKRLLHVYQARLRSNLMHDLRPLVGASAPMLADNIAALIDGLYIRHALRGAEPDGKAASERVLDYLETMLSEGKKT from the coding sequence GTGCCCAAACTTGGAATGGAACCGATCCGCCGCGACGCTTTGGTCAAGGCAACAATCAGCGAAATCGGCCGCGCCGGATCGCTGGATGTGACCGTGGCGCAGATCGCCAGACGGGCCGGAATGTCCAGCGGGCTGGCGCATCATTATTTCGGTGGCAAGGACCAGATATTCATCGCCGCCATGCGCCATATTCTGGGCATCTATGGCGCACAGGTGCGGGGCGCGCTGGCGGTTGCAAAGGGGCCACGCGCACGGCTCGAGGCCATCATCCGCGCCAGTTTCGAGGCTGGAAATTTCCGCAGCGAAGTGATCAGCGCGTGGATGAATTTCTATGTGCAGGCGCAAACTTCGGACGGGGCGAAACGGCTGTTGCATGTCTATCAGGCACGGTTGCGTTCAAACCTGATGCACGACTTGCGCCCGCTGGTCGGGGCGAGCGCGCCGATGCTGGCCGACAACATCGCCGCGCTGATCGACGGGCTGTATATCCGTCACGCCCTGCGCGGAGCCGAGCCGGATGGCAAGGCGGCCTCTGAACGGGTATTGGATTATCTGGAGACCATGCTTTCAGAAGGGAAAAAGACATGA
- a CDS encoding YdcH family protein produces MSHTPNELSEEFPDRVDQMSALKTSDAHFAKLFDDYHEINRAVHRAETDVEPTDDLHMAEMRKQRLAIKDEIWAILNK; encoded by the coding sequence ATGTCACATACCCCCAATGAACTGTCAGAAGAATTCCCTGACCGCGTTGACCAGATGAGCGCGTTGAAAACTTCGGATGCACATTTTGCCAAGCTGTTTGACGATTACCACGAGATCAACCGCGCGGTTCACCGCGCCGAAACAGACGTTGAGCCAACCGACGATCTGCACATGGCCGAGATGCGCAAGCAGCGGCTGGCGATCAAGGATGAAATCTGGGCAATCCTGAACAAATAG